TCCATATTACCGCTGATGGCGTCAACTTCAGCAGCGTGGAGCAGTACTTCCAGTACAATAAGGCGAAAAAATTTGGCGACACCGAAACCGCTACGGCGATACTCAGCACGCCATCGCCATTGCAGCAAGGACAGCTTGGCAGGCGCGTCAACAATTTCAACGAGGCGATATGGGTCAGCGCGCGCATGCCGATCATGATGGAGGGTTTGCGGCTGAAATTTGCCCAACCGG
This genomic stretch from bacterium harbors:
- a CDS encoding NADAR family protein; the encoded protein is MPEIHAEKYTYFYGADSVLSNFYPIHITADGVNFSSVEQYFQYNKAKKFGDTETATAILSTPSPLQQGQLGRRVNNFNEAIWVSARMPIMMEGLRLKFAQPALQATLLNTKPAVLVNTCMYDTVWGIGLNMFDKRAAY